Below is a window of Populus alba chromosome 2, ASM523922v2, whole genome shotgun sequence DNA.
gtatagatttcaaaatataaactcattttaaacttaaaaacaaacatttttgttctttaaatttaaactcttttaaatcatttattatcttaaaatatttattatgttttttatatatactgaTTTATTACTAGAAAATCTTTAAATATCTCTAATTAAAATTGTCTTTATAAATACTCAAGCTTCTATCATAAGACTGaaattcttaatattaaaaagataaaatctatatacttgaatatattaattaatcactATCTCATTATCTATTCTCTAGATAActtgttatttatatatgttaggattttgaaacatcatCGCAGGACAAATAAATGGACAGCGTAACAGTTTAAGCTTCAGTTCTAGCCTGTATGGCCAATGGCATTGCAATTCATCAAAATCTGGAAACTGTTATACAACCAAGACAAAAAGAAGGGAAATCGGAGCAAAGGGTGAATGTCGCAAATACAAAATGTAAAGATCAGAAGTTACAGCAGCACTGACCTAAGCTATGGCCAGATTTTGTCAATAGCTTCATGAGTTAAGCTTTGGCCAGATTTTGCCACTAGAAAATATGTATACACCAGATATTACACGTAATTTATAAGTTAAATCAGAGGCCCCCATTGGAGGAGAGAGGGTGGAGGATAGTGAAACAGCCAGCAGCAAAACCGGAAGTGCTATTCAGCATTGGACCTCATACGAGCCTCAAATGCGATCCATGATATGGTTATTAACCAAAATCTGTCATGGCAAGCTAGTCACTGATAAGTTACTCTAAACCACTTCAGTATAGGTGCACAAGATATGGTCGGAGTTGGTGGTTGGGTCTGCAAATACAAATCCGAAAGTATTTACCCTCCAGAGTCATTCccttttatattcatatttaaaACCCGACACGCCTTCTCTTCATTAAACTCAGGTTCTGAGATGCTCATTGAAGAACACTCCTCGAGTGGATACTCCCTCTCTTCAACCGAGGATTTCATATATGAGCATGGCCGCTCTTCAGCTTCCATGTTTGATCCAGGCTCCTGTCCTGAACCAAATGGCAATTCAAAGGATGATGAACCAGTAGGTTGTGTTCTCATCTGCACAGAACGCAGGAGTGCAGCCCTCCTCAGGTCAGCTGAGTGGCATATATCACTAGGTGATGACGGAAACCGACCCTCAGAATCTGAGCCTCGTTGACGAGGCTGTGAAGAAGTGACACTGCATCCATGTGAGGAGAAAGAGCTGCCATAAGGAGCAGAAGAGAATCCACAAAGTGGTCTTTGGTACCTATATGGAGAAACTGGACTGCCGGGTAGACTTTCAGATTGAGGCGAGCAAGCATTTATAGGGGTCTCGCAAAATCTAGAGTCATCAAAGTCTTCTGACATTGGTGAATATTGCAAGGACATTTCATCCCTGAAACGATAAATTTGAGGAAACAAAGTGAACAAGTAttaaaaacagaataaaaataaaatagatggtTTTCCTCTCAAACAGCCAGATCAAAAAATGAAGAGTCTTATCAGCCCACGGCACAATTCAAGGTAGAAGCGAATCTTTCGAATAAATTATTTACCAAAAAAGAACATGAATCAAGCCCTGCTTACCAGTAGTGACAGCAGGCCCCAacaatttaaatatgaaatcaattattttatctaGCCAATGGTTTGATCTCTCAATCACATTTTTTTCAGATTACGAAAACTTCAAACAACAATTTCTATGACAATTTAGCATTTGACCACCCCCTTAAAGACTTCTTCGTTCCCAAGTCAATGAAACAATACTTCCCACTTGGAGCTATTGAACCAAAAGAACAGAATTTGGTGACTCAAATCTATTAAAGCACATGAAAGACATCAACCTCAAGTTCAACTTGAAGGCCAGGATGAAGGGTAATGCCTCTATTGCCATCACAGAGATTGCAAAGAGCATACCCCAGCACCTGATCCCCGGGATTTGATTTTGCATAAGCAAATAGTAGATAATATGCGGCCAAATCCCTAGGCAAACTGCAAATTTCATTACCGAAAATTTCCTACCAGTATTTACTTAAAAGGAATCTCTTTACTCTAAGTCACAAAACTGTTATAAACCACGGTCAACAAACATCTCTTAGTATAATGATTTGAGGATAAAAACAGCAGCCTGAGTCTATCAATGATTATTGCCATAATCCACAGATTTGTATAGGATATCTATAAAAGAGCTTCAAATTATGAGGCTATCAAATGACAACTTCCTGTTTCAGGAAATATAAACTTATCAAGTTGTAATTTTAGTACAGTGATTATGCAATCCATCGACTAATATTTAAGGAAACGGCACAGAAGTTCCAAAACCAAAGTATTAGTACTTGAAAACTTTATCATTTTAGTATTAtgagtagtaaaaaaaaatcacctggCAAAAAACATGGTGTCAGACCTGGCGGGAGATTCCATAAGATTGTCCTGGAGTGGGTCTCCGACCGTTAATCCATTCAAACTAGATGCCATTATCTGCAACCAAAAAAGTTCACAATTTTTCAGCCCaaaattaaaccccaaaaaacgatgaagaaaattaaaaaagtataacgagaaagattaaaataaaagccAATTCAAGAGCCTCAAGGGAAGGGAAAGGGTGGCCGGTTGtcagaaaaagaattaaagaaaagaacacCCATACTGCTAAATATTAGAATTACAGAAAAGAAAGGAACAAACCTCACTGAGGTAACGCTTGTGAGAATGGAGATTGTCAAGGTAGACCTCATCTTCAGGATCTCTACTTCGCTTCCCAGTTGGTGTCGATGGTGTTGATGTCGACGTCGATGCTGATGGGACTGCGTTCGAATCCGAACCCATTAATTTCtgctatattatatatattgtctTTTAACTCAAATCTCTAACCTCGTTTAAGATGGAAATGTTTCATTTGTTTATGTTACCGTTGGagttaatgttgaaagataaagagATAAACAAGGAAAGTGAAAAGGTTTGGTCAAGACTCAATAAAAGAAAGACCATGAATAACCTCTCATCGTAAAAGTGTATTCCacataagttattttttaaaatgaattaaaataaaattttatttatttttaatatcaatacttccaaataatttaaataaaaaaaataacatttgagccacaaaaataaataatagtctAGGTTGAGTTAGGCTAGGCACTAAGCGATCCACGAATGAGAATTTTATGGCATCAACAATTTAGAATATATCTGTAAAGATCAAATCAGGTCTAGACGTGACTAGATAATTGACATGCATCACACTCCTAGtaagattaagttttttttaatgtaagaaaaCATTTTGGCTTTGCTAgtgtctttttaattaaaaataaataaatgatgaggcAATAGATTAAATATAACTTGGTTCCTTTAGCATGTCCAAAAACAACTTGGATAATCggtaaaaacatagtttgatttaaaataaatatttaaaatgagatattttaataaatattaagacaacaatatattaaattaacttgagttaattttttaaatttcataccaagtcataagattataataaccttatagaaaataaatcaaaataaattatgaagttcaatttctaataaatctaatgttgaaggataaaactgaaaaaatttataaaaaaaaacccaaaaaaataatccacGTCAACATGGGTTAATTTGTCAAAACCATGATCCGGTCATAAACTagaataacctaatagaaagcaaatcgaaaaaattatgaagttgaattcttaataaatttagtgttaaaatatgaaattaaaaaaaaaacaattaaaaaaaggtacaaaaaaaatctggattaatcagggttaacttttcaagctCGTAACCCGAGTCATAAGAAAgggataaccatataaaaaatagactaaaataaatcatgaaatctaattccttattaatttaatgttgaaatataaaattgaagagGGGTCAAtcaagaaaagggaaaaaaatcgagtaaattgatttaatttatcaaactcGTAGTTTGAATTATGAATttaggataacctcataaaaaataaattaaaacaattatgtaGCTCAATCCCTaataaacttaatattgaagtatgacatatatatatatatatatatatatattggaaaaaaaatgcaaaggaagtaaaaaaaaaaaaaaaaaaaaaaaaaaaaaaaaacaacaacaacaagaaatcacactataaaaataacaattcaaaactctaaaaaaaggtaaaaaattaaaagaataaaaatcatcatcttaaaaatagaagaaaaaaccatctttttattattacttttttgcTAGATAATCCTCATCCGATTTAAGTTTGGCCTTGTTTGgaatcatttattaaaaaaaaaattcaaaattattatttgactTTTGGTTATTATATTCTTAgccatttattcttttttttttgttaggttaaCTTAATCTCATATCCTAGATAACAAGTTAATcgaattaatttagattaactcagattttttttcctcgatgtttctttttatgaaattgttttgatttttttaattttatcattcgacattaaattatttacctAATTATTTACCCAATTTGTGattcttttaacttttctttataTTAAGTTACCTGGGTGCTTATTAGTCAAATTAGcccaagttaattgattttttttcaatatttttttatttaactttggttTATTTTACTATGTCCTTTTGAAAGTCTAATGTTTTTTATCCTTTGGTGTTACAAGGGGCAATTTAGTGGAATAAATCCAATtgacttgatattttttcttcttaattttttttatattaatttttttaaaattttatcatttaataaaaacaagttatttaatttaatcaaattagctcaatttttttatttaacttttcagtcatttttattctagtttttttatgaattttttttaaaaagcttttcACTGAGTacatttaaaattcttttggtttatctcaattttatacCGCAAGATATATATCAAACTCAACTCAGATtgacaagaaatttttttttttatatattatattttttaaaattatttttttttgtttcatttttttatattagatgctttgcaatttctttttgttttcctttctacgaattattttgatttcatatcATGAATCGTATATTAATAAAGTTAACCTGCATTTACTTGAATTATCATTGCAGGGCACATGCTATTTTTAgcttagaaaaattttaattctcgCAGCATAACACGGTTCGGATCACCTAtctagtataaaataaaaaaacctaatgctTCATCAATTGCACATTGAATTCATCCAACAAAATCTGCCAATAGGGTCTAATACAATTCTGAACGTGCAATAAGTAATAGAACTCTTCATCATGGGCATGTGATGTTATATCTTGTAAACAGGTTTAATaccaagaaggaaaaaacatttCCTCATCACCACAGCTGTTGCTTCACATAACAAGAGTCTACTAGTTTCTTCTGCTGAACCAACAACCTGCGCAATTTTCCaacaaagattttttaaatctctAGAGATTGTATTTTCCATTAGTATCATGTATTAGAACCTTAAACTTGTATGCAATATTGATAGTGTTTTTATGTGAGAAATGAAGACAACATAGGATATGGTATACTAGTACACAAGCATTGAGATGGCTAACTCATTCCATGTCATCCATCCAATTGAACAGCGTGCAAGTGCATGTCAGAAGCGCTGACAATCCTAGTTCTAACATTGGTATAAAGACCAATCATTGTTTAACCATACCTGGCAATTGGAATAAAATCTTGTGTAGTTTTCAGATAAATTATAGAGGTATTCACACAGCACATTTGGCAGTAGGTTAGTACAGGCCTCCTCAACAACCTGCAAAGGacaattataaatgaattgatACACTCAAAACTTGCAAGATAATCAATATAATGCAAGCAAGCAAGTTAAAAAGGCTAAAGGACAGATATAAAAACTTGTCTCACCTCAGCAAATTGTAGCAAATGAAGCCCCAACACTCGTTCATCAGCATGATCCAACACTATCTTCCCAGTCTGCATAATCAGAACAGATATGAGAAGCAAAACATAACATCAAACTTCAAAAGTTGAGATTGTTAACCACCACTTCTCTCA
It encodes the following:
- the LOC118046847 gene encoding uncharacterized protein isoform X2, translated to MGSDSNAVPSASTSTSTPSTPTGKRSRDPEDEVYLDNLHSHKRYLSEIMASSLNGLTVGDPLQDNLMESPARDEMSLQYSPMSEDFDDSRFCETPINACSPQSESLPGSPVSPYRYQRPLCGFSSAPYGSSFSSHGCSVTSSQPRQRGSDSEGRFPSSPSDICHSADLRRAALLRSVQMRTQPTGSSSFELPFGSGQEPGSNMEAEERPCSYMKSSVEEREYPLEECSSMSISEPEFNEEKACRVLNMNIKGNDSGG
- the LOC118046847 gene encoding uncharacterized protein isoform X1, with protein sequence MGSDSNAVPSASTSTSTPSTPTGKRSRDPEDEVYLDNLHSHKRYLSEIMASSLNGLTVGDPLQDNLMESPARSDTMFFARDEMSLQYSPMSEDFDDSRFCETPINACSPQSESLPGSPVSPYRYQRPLCGFSSAPYGSSFSSHGCSVTSSQPRQRGSDSEGRFPSSPSDICHSADLRRAALLRSVQMRTQPTGSSSFELPFGSGQEPGSNMEAEERPCSYMKSSVEEREYPLEECSSMSISEPEFNEEKACRVLNMNIKGNDSGG